Proteins from a genomic interval of Zingiber officinale cultivar Zhangliang chromosome 2A, Zo_v1.1, whole genome shotgun sequence:
- the LOC122043907 gene encoding uncharacterized protein At2g29880-like → MGDSQAKYNIWTVEESNELLRLMYQSRLKWFKQRYNNYCKLMRHSSGFGWDSMTKKFTASDEVWEDYFKSHPKHEHYRTDTFEDYEDLRLPLFSEDLASPLPSQPMSSEVPQATRKRDRSEFEAKSSTSKNIDPDVLNRLSYTIEKASSKIELVGVADDNCWDAIKQVPNLDNRTHYKALDWLNTRAKKVAFLKMTIEERLEGIDFKMSE, encoded by the exons ATGGGAGATTCACAAGCAAAATATAATATATGGACTGTGGAGGAGAGCAATGAATTATTAAGACTTATG TATCAAAGCCGTTTGAAGTGGTTCAAACAACGAtataacaactactgtaagcttatgCGTCATAGTTCTGGGTTTGGATGGGATTCTATGACAAAGAAATTCACAGCTAGTGATGAAGTATGGGAGGATTATTTTAAG TCTCACCCTAAACATGAACATTATCGGACTGATACTTTTGAGGATTATGAAGACTTAAGACTT CCTCTATTTTCTGAGGACCTTGCTTCACCATTACCATCTCAACCTATGAGTTCTGAGGTTCCACAAGCAACTAGAAAACGAGATAGGAGCGAATTTGAAGCAAAATCAAGCACTTCAAAGAATATAGACCCAGATGTTTTAAATAGACTCTCTTACACCATTGAGAAAGCATCTTCTAAGATTGAATTAGTTGGCGTTGCAGATGATAACTGTTGGGATGCTATAAAACAAGTCCCAAACTTGGATAATCGTACTCATTACAAGGCTCTTGACTGGCTCAATACTAGAGCAAAGAAGGTGGCTTTCTTGAAAATGACAATTGAAGAGCGTTTGGAGGGGATAGATTTTAAAATGAGTGAATGA